The segment ACCTCATTGTTCTGTTTTTTGTGATACCTAGGATGCTTAGTATACTTTTCCCTTTTATAGTACGAGGTTGTTTTCTGGTATACAAGGATAGCTGGTGAATTCCTATTAGTACTTTCAAACCCTAAGGGCAGCTAGCCCGCAGTACTTATTTTCTTGCTAATGGAGTGAGAAAAATCTGTTGCATGGAGTGTGCTGGGAGGACAACGTTGGGTggtatgaagagagagagagagaagattgtGAGCCTTGTCACTTGCTTTGTCCTAAGAGGGAGCTACAATTGTCCTGCTATGCTGTCCAAGCAATGTTCTACCCATGAGGAGGCTGATGCAACACCAAACTAGGCAAAGATCAGTACCTCTCTCATGTTAGTGCTCGGTGACCAGTATAGTGTATCAGGCTGTGTCCTCTTTCCTTTCAGATCCTTACAGCTATGGAGTTCACGCTGTTGAAATGCTAAAGGCATAGCTCTCCTCACCCAAACTCACTGCTTCCGTAGCTCGATGGCACTCACGTGTAAGGCTAGGATGTAATCTTCACAGACAAACCTTTACACTTATCGTTCTAGGCTTGGTGACTGTACATGGCTTAAAAGAGATTTGATTAATTAAGAGatatttaattaacttttatgttaccatttaaattcaaatcaaacATCTTAACTACAATAAAGCTTACTTAAATACCTTTCTTATGTTTGAATAGTTAACCAATTTCCAAAAGGGATTGGATATCAATTGACTATtgattttaagttttagaaaGTATGTGtcttttaagaattaaaaaggtTTCCTTATTTATCCCTAACACTTTCAGTTGCCTAATTAGATTCAAATCAGAATTACAGAGTGGAtgagggagaagagagagagagagtgtattAGGTTTTGGtatgagaaatgaaagaaaaaaagtattttgaatattttcatttattacatGAGAcacaaaaggaaacaaatagGATAGCAAGTATATATAGTTAATGCAGATAAAATAGATAAGGAAAGATAATAAATATGACATTTAAggcaaataaaacaaaataggaATGAAATCTGTTTTCTACTCAGATTGgtgtacaaaaaattattaggtactcccggagtaccataaatgtgtactccctcctctcacatgaatggtgggtcccaccatgaatttaattagagagacccaccatttatgtgagagaagggagtacgtatttatggtactccggaagtacacaataatttcccttgGTGTACGCCATAAGAAGAGTGCGTACACATCCTTCTACTAACGTATGCATCTGGGCTTTAAGCTAGATGAACAAAACATGAAACCTAGCCATTCAAAGGATGCATATGCACGAACATGGATGTGAACAAATCTTACCAAACGCATACACACCCTAAAGCAAATTAGGGTTCCAACatgtttttagcaaaaacaaaacaaataaataaataaaaaaggcacAAAGCAAATTATTCTGCACAAGATAACATAttgaaagactaaaaaaaagaaagaacataaATGAAACAAGAATCAAGGAGAAGAGTGTGCATCATAGGAAATATCCACATCTTCTTGTAGCACTTATAGTGATGTTATTTTGACCGGCCCCTCGACTCAAATCAACTACCGCAACTGTGTGTGTGGGAGGATGAGTTGAACGATTTGATTAGGGTGGCTGAATAACCCTAAAAAATGTGTGCTAGCAAGATTGGACCAACTAGAAGTTTGATCACAAGTGAGCAAGAGATTATTTTCTAACTAAAGATGGCTGAAAATCAACCTAATCCTCACCCTTTTCTGCTCTCCTAGCCAAAAACTCTTAGTTTAGATATGTTGAGGGGATTTTGAGAGAGTTTCGGTAGGCAAAAAGTATTTAACCCTTTGGTTGATGAAAGCGGGAGTATTTATAGGGGAAATGAGGGTCTAGGGTTTGATGGGACGTTTGGGCAGCCAGTTGATCAAGTTGGTTGATCTAGAATCTcaccaaaatgaaaatggagTAATTTTAGGCTTTTTGTCTAGAAGGTGCGTATGCCATAGATTGGGTGCGTACATACACATCTTTTGTAAGCCTCGGCTAAATAGgtcaaaaatgggtttttgggatttgggtttagTTTGTGGTTCATAGTTGGGTTTGAGCTTGGACTATATTGGGTCACTTTTAGGGTTTGTATCCTCATTGGACTCAATACACAATTCTGATAATTTTGGTAGGGAAAAATTGTCTCATCATTAGGATCgccgccggggggggggggggggggggggggttgtttcAGGTATAGTTAGGAACAAAATGGGGTGTCTATAATATCTGGTAAGAAATTCTTGAACATCTTCCATTAAACCAATGTAAATTTTCCCTTATTCAAGATATATGCCAACGAACTGCACAAATTACAATGGCAATTTTCCAactaaatgctatttttcaGTCATATTGCGGACACTTAACGCTATGATACAAATTGATTTCATCATCAAAGCACTTAAGGATCCAACTACAATTCATTACTCTCTTGGTGATGTACGATTACCTCCTTTACGTGAGAAATATGAACTATACTGTACCTCTTTGTTTTCACACTTTTCAACACGTGATTCACTAAATTGTGAGGCAATTTACAGCACTTTGTTTACGATTTTCCTTcacaaaaagaattttattgaCCTGGGgccattttcttaaaaattgaaCTAGCGCGAATTGAAGGTTATATAGCTAAGTTTCTTTCTAAGCCATCTTATTATCTAAAACGAAGCAGGGTAACACATTTCAGTACTCTTGTATCAGTAGCTGTCACGCTATAATCAACCTAAGCTAAGAAAATAGAATAAGATACCATTTGTTGGGAGCTTCAGAATGCTTGAACCAATTAGGATGTGTGTTGAAACTAAAAGGCAGAGTGATTCTCTGCATCAAGGTAAGCTGCATTCTGTCAATCAAAGTAGCTCTCAGCATCAGGGAAAGGTTCAAGATGAAATCGTGACAAGAGGCATTGATCAAACAGCTGTTGCAGAATCAGAATTGGTAAAGGAAGATCTAATGGTCCTGATTGAATCAATGCCACATAGATTAGGAGGTTAGGGACCTGATTTGGTGATAAACACGTGTGCAAATTAGTTCTGATTCTGTTGTAACAGATTTTCCCTCCAATTAgggagttagttattttttcagttttttttttttttagcttgtattagattgtgtatatatatataggagtaGAGGTAGTGATTATACCCATTAGATAGTATTCTTTTCTCTAATCAATAAAGTCAGTGTtctatttagagagagagagagagagttctgaATTTTACAGGATGAGATCATACCTGCATTCCTTAAGCAAGCAGGTACAAGTTTTGAGAGCGTCAACAGCGTTGGCTGATGGAATGACCATGAAAGCACACGCCAGTAAACCAACAACTTTCATGAAGTGTAGATGCCTCCATTCTTTGAGAACAATTCTTACTTTGTCAACAAGAAAGTCAAATGTCTGTTTTGTCTTGAAACGGAACCAAATTAGCTAAGGAAAAAGCAGTGGATGTAATGATTAATTAAGGAAATTGTACATTAAGAGACTAAATAAGTACTGGTGTTGGGAGCTACCTCATGTTTAGTTGTACTAGTACCAGATGATGAAGACATCTTTTCAGTCATGCTGGAGAGCAATGTTGAAAATTCTGATCCGAAACAACAAAAGTTCCTATAAGGTCTGATCAATTGGAAATATTTAGACTTTCTGCTAGTGAACCTAATTTTCATTAGAGCTACACCGCGTAAATTTACGACCCTTCGCCTGTGAAACCTTGCATGACTAGTAAGTCCTGATCTGAAATATGCATTACCAATAATTTCGTCACGGTACAAACAGATTGATTGCGCAGCAGCCAGTGCCATACTTCTTTCAGTCCAAATTTGGCCTGAGTACAGTCTACAGATATATAAATATCATCAGcacataatgtttttttttttttttaaacttttgttcAGCACATAAAGTAGAAGACCCAGAAAGACATTCTTAAAACACAGTAAATTTCCTTATTAAGGAATCGAATACCCAATATGAGTTGCAAAGACTAGACAATCTATGTGATAATAAGAAACAAGTTGTTAGCAATGCATTAATTTTCTGAAGTGAAGTATTGGTGTAACtaagaaatttgaagagttGTAAGGAAAACATACCAAGAGGCGGAGGTGAAACAAGGCAAAGGGGCAAGTGGATTGGTACAGGAGATGACGCTTTTCATTGCAGTTACAGTTTCGTTTGCAATTAGTTTAGAACATAGATTAGATAGATAGAGGATGACACTGACACAGAGACAGAGAGGAAAAGGCGTAGGTAGGCAGTGCATGTGTGGACGCCAGAGAAGTGGGATAAACATCGTGTGGACTAGAAACAGACCCGTATGTTAATTCAATCCATGTCTCtcatatatacttttttttttttttttaatttatcgaATAAAAAGAGTTTATTGACAACgtaaaaaatttacacaaaagGGGTTAGTCTCATTTACAATCACAttttaaaaactagaaaaagaCATGAATAGCATTgagttcttaattttttgaacaattACAATTAATAGAAAGACATttttacatggctttggtcctaattacaatctaagtaaaaaattacaaacctctttgtcctaattacaatctaccaaCAATAAAAACTACTCTACAAACCTAAGATCTATGGTTCGGGGGCTAGGTTATAGGATGGGAATGTATTAGGCAACCATCCTACCCAGACAAAATCCAGTCTTCTAAACTCTAATGACCATTTAAGTACCCATTAACATAAAGTAACGAGATGCAACATGTGTTTAAATGATAAATCTAAGATTTAGTAAAGAAATAGTCATCATGAATCTATTCTCTTAAAGCAAGAagttttaggggaaaaaaaagtattctagatatgttttttattttagagaaaataatagattaagaaaatattttagatctgtttttatttatgaaaaaatcaATGCATTGTAGTAGAAAAATTCTAGATCTGTTTttatatagaaagaaaaacagtTTATTGTAGAGAAAgttcagatttgtttttatatagaaagaaaaaacagtagatttaagaagaaaattcaaatctgtttttatttagaaagaaaaaacagtaGAAAAAAAtccagatctgtttttattttagaaagaaaaacagtAGATTTAAGAAGACAAATTAGATCTATTTCTATTATGATGAAAAAATAaggtttgaaagaaaaattctagATCTGTTTTTACTTAGAAGAAAGCATGATATTTTAAGAAAGAGTTATAGATTCATGAGGGAGACTTCATATACCATCTTAAATATTATGCATGAATCATGTGATTATCATATGAATACATTAATCACGAAAATATGAAAGCATGACATAAATAAACTTGAACAAGCatgcaaacaaacatgttaatcattagaatacaaaaagaaaagaacttatAGACTAATTACTGACTTGCATGAAGGATTAAACAAAAGGGATTACTTTAGAAGTTAGAGAGAATGGATCTCTCTGGATCTAAAGTATGGTCGCTTAACAGAAAAGAAAGTCTTAAAGCAAAACTTCTAGAATTCCTTTAACATTAAAAGGAGAGGGGTGCtgaattttgggttttctccactatttatagaggtgtatcggcttaaaaaataagctaggtGTGAGAGACCACACTTGGCTCTCAACAAAAGAGAAAGCATTAGCACCTCTCTTTTGGGGTTTTGATTATTGTGGagttgccacttttttttttacatattacaaaaaataataaaaactaaaaaaatacaaaatacatgaATAACATCGAgttcttatttatttgaaaaattacaaTTGATAGAAAGAAACTATACatggctttatttcctagttataATCTAGTAAAGGAATTACATGAccttgtttcctagttacaatctaccaacaATAAAAACTACTCTACAAACCTAAGATCTAGGGTTTGGGACACCCATCCTGCCAAGACAAAGTTCGGACTTCTAGACGCTAAATGATCATTAAGTACCTATTAACATACATTGATAAGATGCAACATGTGTTTGAATAATAGATCTAAATTTAAGTCATGAAGTGAGTTTTATGAATCTACTCTCTTTAGAACaagaggaaaataaataaataaaagtattctagatctattttttattagaacatgGAGACTTGTAGAAAAAAATCTAGATCTGTCATtattatgaaagaaaaacatgagatttaatagaaaatttcaaacctgttttttattattgtagaccacatgaaatttgatagaaaaatctagatccatttttattttgaaagaaaagatgagATTTGAtagaaaaaattccaaatctgTTTTTATTATGATGAAAAACATGAGATTTTGATGAAAGAGTTATAGATTCATAATGGAGACTTCATAAATAATCATGGATGTATAtgcaaacaaacatgtgaattAAGAAAGTATAGAAAAAAGAGGACTTGCAGACTAAGAACTTGCTTGCATGAATTTATTCAATGAGAGGGGATTACTTTAGAGATCAGAGAGATTGAATCTCTCTAAGATCTAAAGTAGCATCacttaatagaaaataaatttctaaaGCAGAGCTTCCAGAATTTCTTTAACCTAAGGGGAAGAGGGAGGTCAGGGGTGCTGAATGTTAGGAGGCTGTTATATTTATAGAGGTGTTAGTTGCTTAGAAAATAAGCAAGGGTTGCTTAAAAATTAAGTCAGAtcagcttaaaaaataagcaaaaaaaaaggagatttggataagagtaagttgatttttcaaatctaaacacattttagtattttgattATATCTCTTTACTCAAAATTCGGATTAAGCTGAAATTTCGATAGCTGAAGGGAAATTAGATTTTCTACAACTTTGCTAGATATAGCCTTGTCCGAATTTCAACGTTTACTATGCCAAAAGTGCCCTGGAACGTGAATTTGAAAAATTGCTACTTGATTAGCACGTTTTTGAAGTGTTTTCCAAGTCTAAAGCTGTATTTGGACGAATTTTAGagttattttcatgataaacCTCATCCTAAAGTGATaattaggatttttaaaataattattttgaatataattatccTAAAAGCCTAATTATTTACGGTCTTTAAATATTATcaacttaattgtttttaatccCACGCAACAAATCtcactttaagaaaaatactccaccaatcacataaattcatttaattaattttaattaaaaactaatcaaaattaatttcaattaatcacgTGTGATCAATTCCACCTAAATGAATGCATGCAGACTGTGAAAACTTGATCTTGTGATATCCTTCCATCCGAAGGTCCAATTTGGGAACCAGACATATTGATAAGAatgcaaaatgtcatatttttctcccttaatatttagtcttttataattatttggtacccaaatatactcattattcttatattttgatttaggatgcaaatggaggcattaagtgcaaaacgtagtTAATTGGGCGATTCTAGGAAGCTTTGACATCGCTTCGTAATCTaggcataactctctcatccgAGCTCCGATTGAGATGATTAAAGATGATATGGAACGCCAAGAAaaagctctacaactttcatgttttgagttttgagagatactaGCTGCATCAAGGTCAAAATcgggcttgaagttgctgcacctACACTGCTGACGTTCTAGAATGTTCCTTtgtttgaaattctaatacgcGGATCTGATGTGgtttatttttagaagtttcCAAATCTGGTGCACGAAATTTCCAGCtgaaaacaccactttcctagttatattaggactctattttatttattttatatttttctttaattagtcAGATTTGGATGTTGTTATTTTAGGATAATATTTAGAATATTCTTAGGAGATCTTATAGGCTTGGAAAAGGGGGAATTAACATGTATGAAGGGGGAGGAAAAATAAGACTTGAGACatgtctctctctcccctcttctctaaTTTATCATTcgagttttcatcatggccctacttggctaaacttttattattcgttgcaatctactgctagattagatatcaaatccataattgtttgatctctctaatttgtgaagcaaccaagatttaatgatttgatgcgttagaaattattagatcttaggaagaacgctcgactaaattaaatgcaaccgcttgtgcttgtgttgtttagtttcatcgatctctctaattcttaaggctgctaCTAAACTAAACCTTTagcgcttgtcttgggttgttttGTAGTTAGGGTTAATTAGattgcttgttttctaattaactgcgactaaggagagataggaaaatagttccaacGGTGAATATTtaaagtgtgaattgatatatgcCTGCATCGATGATCGGCTATAATATTCtgatggtggatgttgacttagaccaaggtttgttgTTTTGATTGATTTCGATTATTTAATTTGAGTTgttccttagttttttttttttcttaaaattgttttcattatactcaaaCACCCCCCTCCCATCCTTGTTCACGTAacataaaactaggctagatttcgttcttgaaattttttttaaaaaaaaaaaatcgttagtTTTCGGTAGTTACAGTTTCGGCAGAATTCTAATTGCGGTAGAACTAGGCCTTGATAGTATAATTTTCTAAAGGTAAACGACGTTCTAAGCGAGACTAGTTAGTCCTTTGGATTACTAGCCCCACTCTCTCGAGGCCAAATTCCACtgttttctagggtttttaggctttttttttgtgttttagcgtaggttttttatttatttattttcattactcTAGATTTTTCCTGATTTGTTTTTCATAGTTTATTCGAGTTTCCTTGATTGTTTATGATTGTAACTCGATCTTCTAATCTAGGTGATTTGCAGTACGATCCAAAAATAGAGAGAACTTTGCGCAGGTGAAGGAGGGAAGCtaggaaaaattttgaaaagcaCAATCTAGCTCTTGATTCCATGTTTGCTAGCAATTCTGATTTAGAAGAGGAGGAAGTCATGACTGGAAATCAAACCTTGAAAGAGCTTGTTGCCCCTGATTTGAATCAACAACCCTTATGTATAACATTCCCTACTTTAGATGCTACTACtacttttgaattaaaatctgGACTAATACATCTCTTGCCCACTTTTCACGGCATTGTAGGTGAAGATCCTCACAAGCATCTAAATGAGTTGCATGTGGTGTGCACAAGTATGAAACCCATGGGGGTGATCGaagatcaaattaaattaagagcCTTCCCTTTTCTTTGAAGGATTTGGTTAAAGATTGGCTCTATTTTCTACCCTCCGGGAGTATTGAAACATGGAATGAGATGAAGAAGttgtttttggagaaatatttACCAGCTTCAAGGGTGGCCAACATTTAAAAAGCAATTTGTGGAGTAAGGCAGCACAACGAAGAGTCACTACATGAATATTGTGAACGTTTCACGAAATTATATGCCAGCTGCCCCCACCATCAAATTAGTGAGCAGCTACTTATCCAGTATTTCTATGAGGGCCTTCTACCCACTGATAAGAGCATGATTGATGGAGCTAGTGGAGGAGCTTTGGTGGATAAAACTCCCGAGGACGCGAGAAACTCGATTGTAAATATGGCGGCCAATTCTCAACAATTTGGCACTTGGCTTGACCCTCCATCTAAGCATGTTAATGAGGTAAATATTTTCTCCCTTGAACAAAAAATTGCGAGTCTAACTTCTCTTGTTCGTCAATTGGCTATAGGTAATATGCAAACGGCGAAGGCTTGTGGGATTTGTTCGGTAGTAGGGCATCCAACTGATATATGTCCAACTCTTCAAGAGGAGCCCATTGAGCAAGTGAATGTAGCTCGTGGTTTTCTTGGACAACCGCAAAGGAAGTATGATCCCTCTTCGAGCATGTATAACCTGGGATGGAGGGATCACCCCAATCTGAGCTATAGGAATCCACAAGTAAATCAGCACGCCACTCAAAACCGCCTAAGTTGCCAGCAATATAAGTAGCCATACCCTTCTAGACAACAACCGGGCCAAACTTCTAGTTCTGGTATGTCTTTAGAAGATATTGTTAAGTCTCTTGCCACTAATACTTTGCAATTTCAACAAGAGACGAAACAATTTCAACAAGAGGCGAGGGCCAATATTGAAAGTTTAGACAATCAAATGGGCCAGATGACAACTGCAATTAGTCAGCTAGAGGCGCAAAATTCGGGGAAATTACCTTCCCAAACAGTAGTAAATCCAAGAGAAAATGCAAGTGCAATCATTTTAAGTAGTGGTAAAGAGGTTGAGATTCTAGTAAAGGCAACCCCTGCATCGTCAAAGcaagaaaaggggaaaaacgTCATTACAAACAAAAACATTCTCAATAACGATGAGGTACCTAAGCGTAAGTTTCCGCCTCTTTCTGATTATAAACTAGTACCTCCTTTTACTCATGCTTTAGCAGAGCCAAGAAAAGATGAgcaaaataaagatttatatgAGACTTTTCGTAGATGCGAGGTAAATATTCCACTTTTAGATGCTATAAAACAAGTACCTTGTTATGCTAAATTCCTGAAAGAACTGTGTACAACTAAGAGGAAACATAAACTTAAAGGATGTGAGAAGGTGCGAGTAGGGGAGAATGTTTCTGTAGTTATTCAAAAAAAACTCCCTACAAAGTGCAAAGATCCAAGTATGTTTACTATCCCTTGTACAATAGGTAATACTCAACTTAAGAAGGCCATGCTAGATTTAGGAGCTTCTATCAATGTCATGCCATAttctatatatgtttctttgaaaCTTGGACCTTTGAATAAAACTAGTGTTATGATTCAATTGGCTGATAGATCTATTGCCTATCCTAAGGGTGTAGTTGAGGATGTTCTTGTGCAAGTTAATGATTTGGTTTTTCCTGTTGATTTCTATGTGCTTGATATGGAGAATGGTTATCAAACTACTCCTATTTTGTTAGGAAGACCATTCTTAAAGACATCCAAGACTAAGATAGATGTTCATAGTGGCACACTTACCATGGAAGTTGATGGTGAAATTGTTAAGTTTAATATTTATGATGCCATGAAATATCCTAATGATGATAATCCTATTTATTCTTTTGATGTGATTGATTCTTTAGCACAAGATGTTTTTGAACTTGACGAAAAAGATGGAATGGAAGTTGCCATTAGTAAGTATCATGAGAAAGAGAATGAGGAGTTAGCCTTGAGTATTGATTCGTAGGAAACTGTTGCAGCATTgaatgatttttcaaagttagAGCAGTCAGGTAACGCTCCTCATATCACGTTACCTGTTTCTAATGAGAGACCTTTACCCTCTGTTTTACAAGCCCCCATTCTAGATTTGAAGCCTCAACCCAGTCACCTCAAGTACGTGCTCCTTGGAGATGGAGGAACATTATCAGTGATCATTTCCAGTAAACTTAGTGCACCACAAGAAGAAAAGCTTGTGCAGGTTCTTAAGGAGCATAAGACGGCTATTGGTTGGAAAATTGCATATATTAAAGGAATTAGCCCGTCTACATGCATGCATCGTATCTTACTTGAAGAGGAAGCAAAACCTTCCTGTCAACCGCAAAGAAGATTGAACCCACCCATGATGGATGTAGTGAAGGAGATTCTCAAACTTCTTGAAGTTGGAGTAATTTATCCTATTTTAGATAGCAA is part of the Quercus lobata isolate SW786 unplaced genomic scaffold, ValleyOak3.0 Primary Assembly Scq3eQI_249, whole genome shotgun sequence genome and harbors:
- the LOC115973577 gene encoding violaxanthin de-epoxidase, chloroplastic-like isoform X1; amino-acid sequence: MALAAAQSICLYRDEIIGNAYFRSGLTSHARFHRRRVVNLRGVALMKIRFTSRKSKYFQLIRPYRNFCCFGSEFSTLLSSMTEKMSSSSGTSTTKHELIWFRFKTKQTFDFLVDKVRIVLKEWRHLHFMKVVGLLACAFMVIPSANAVDALKTCTCLLKECRMQLTLMQRITLPFSFNTHPNWFKHSEAPNKWYLILFS
- the LOC115973577 gene encoding violaxanthin de-epoxidase, chloroplastic-like isoform X3, translated to MALAAAQSICLYRDEIIGNAYFRSGLTSHARFHRRRVVNLRGVALMKIRFTSRKSKYFQLIRPYRNFCCFGSEFSTLLSSMTEKMSSSSGTSTTKHETFDFLVDKVRIVLKEWRHLHFMKVVGLLACAFMVIPSANAVDALKTCTCLLKECRMQLTLMQRITLPFSFNTHPNWFKHSEAPNKWYLILFS
- the LOC115973577 gene encoding violaxanthin de-epoxidase, chloroplastic-like isoform X2, coding for MALAAAQSICLYRDEIIGNAYFRSGLTSHARFHRRRVVNLRGVALMKIRFTSRKSKYFQLIRPYRNFCCFGSEFSTLLSSMTEKMSSSSGTSTTKHETKQTFDFLVDKVRIVLKEWRHLHFMKVVGLLACAFMVIPSANAVDALKTCTCLLKECRMQLTLMQRITLPFSFNTHPNWFKHSEAPNKWYLILFS
- the LOC115973577 gene encoding violaxanthin de-epoxidase, chloroplastic-like isoform X4; amino-acid sequence: MALAAAQSICLYRDEIIGNAYFRSGLTSHARFHRRRVVNLRGVALMKIRFTSRKSKYFQLIRPYRNFCCFGSEFSTLLSSMTEKMSSSSGTSTTKHELIWFRFKTKQTFDFLVDKVRIVLKEWRHLHFMKVVGLLACAFMVIPSANAVDALKTCTCLLKECRTIRSSFTNSDSATAV
- the LOC115973574 gene encoding uncharacterized protein LOC115973574; the encoded protein is MSLEDIVKSLATNTLQFQQETKQFQQEARANIESLDNQMGQMTTAISQLEAQNSGKLPSQTVVNPRENASAIILSSGKEVEILVKATPASSKQEKGKNVITNKNILNNDEVPKRKFPPLSDYKLVPPFTHALAEPRKDEQNKDLYETFRRCEVNIPLLDAIKQVPCYAKFLKELCTTKRKHKLKGCEKVRVGENVSVVIQKKLPTKCKDPSMFTIPCTIGNTQLKKAMLDLGASINVMPYSIYVSLKLGPLNKTSVMIQLADRSIAYPKGVVEDVLVQVNDLVFPVDFYVLDMENGYQTTPILLGRPFLKTSKTKIDVHSGTLTMEVDGEIVKFNIYDAMKYPNDDNPIYSFDVIDSLAQDVFELDEKDGMEVAITLNDFSKLEQSGNAPHITLPVSNERPLPSVLQAPILDLKPQPSHLKYVLLGDGGTLSVIISSKLSAPQEEKLVQVLKEHKTAIGWKIAYIKGISPSTCMHRILLEEEAKPSCQPQRRLNPPMMDVVKEILKLLEVGVIYPILDSNWVSSIQVVPKKTGITVVKNQNDELVPTHVQNGWQEVRSFLGHAGFYRRFIKDFSNIALSLCKLLQNDVAFEFDEACKKAFDKLKELLTSTPVIQPLDWNVPFEIMFKDKEMEPFALSKFLSCLTSRDTQWLVEWWNIKAMIDHGFERGHVILARLRYCSYYPSCHITCQFDDKQGVPTNDGTYHMVELAARLLSRIEGSWPRRSLN